From Haemorhous mexicanus isolate bHaeMex1 chromosome 1, bHaeMex1.pri, whole genome shotgun sequence, one genomic window encodes:
- the LOC132328002 gene encoding C-C chemokine receptor type 5-like gives MRNETTDYTNWQATTEFDYGDSTPCMGTEEKHFAAKFLPPLYSLVVVFGLTGNMLVVLILLKYKRLKSMTDIYLLNLAISDLLFVFSLPFWAYYAVHDWIFGEALCRILSGVYLLGFYSGIFFIILLTLDRYLAIVHAVFALKARTVTYGILTSIVTWAVAVLASVPGAVFQKTQKESSGYTCSAHYPSDSTINWKYSFILKMNILGLIVPMLIMIFSYSQILKTLLRSKNEKKQKAVRLIFVIMIFYFIFWTPFHISSFLHTFQNSFFSPTCELKGQLEKAIQVTETISMIHCCINPVIYVFVGQKFRAYLYIFFRKQVAPHLCKKCPSLYREKLERVSSTFTQSTAEHDISTGL, from the coding sequence ATGAGAAATGAAACCACAGACTACACCAACTGGCAAGCGACAACAGAATTTGACTATGGCGATTCGACACCATGCATGGGAACGGAGGAAAAGCACTTTGCAGCAAAATTTTTGCCACCTCTTTATTCTTTAGTGGTGGTATTTGGCCTGACAGGCAACATGCTTGTTGTCCTTATCCTGCTAAAATACAAGAGGCTGAAGAGTATGACTGACATCTACCTGCTCAACTTGGCAATTTCTGATCTGCTCTTTGtattttccctccctttttggGCTTATTATGCAGTTCACgactggatttttggggaggcGCTCTGTCGAATTCTTTCAGGTGTCTACCTCCTTGGCTTCTACAGTGGCATCTTCTTCATAATCCTGCTGACCCTGGACAGGTACCTGGCCATAGTGCATGCGGTGTTTGCTTTGAAAGCCAGGACAGTTACCTACGGCATCCTCACCAGTATCGTCACTTGGGCTGTTGCTGTTTTGGCttctgtccctggggcagtATTTCAGAAAACTCAGAAGGAAAGTTCAGGCTATACTTGCAGTGCTCATTATCCAAGTGATTCCACAATTAATTGGAAGtactcttttattttaaagatgaaCATTCTGGGGCTTATTGTTCCAATGCTCATCATGATTTTCAGTTACTCACAAATTCTAAAAACATTATTGAGATCcaagaatgagaaaaaacagaagGCAGTCAGACTTATTTTTGTAATCATGATTTTTTACTTCATCTTCTGGACACCATtccatatttcttcttttttgcatacatttcaaaattcatttttcagCCCAACTTGTGAACTTAAAGGTCAACTGGAGAAAGCAATTCAAGTGACAGAAACAATCTCAATGATCCATTGTTGCATCAATCCTGTGATTTATGTATTTGTTGGACAAAAATTTAGGGCTTATCTTTATATCTTTTTCCGAAAGCAAGTCGCACCTCACCTTTGCAAAAAATGTCCAAGTCTGTATCGAGAAAAGTTGGAAAGAGTCAGTTCCACATTCACACAATCCACTGCGGAGCATGACATCTCTACTGGACTGTAA